Proteins encoded together in one Nostoc sp. PCC 7524 window:
- a CDS encoding response regulator transcription factor: MDILIVEDETEIAQLIQHSLEKEGFSCRISRDGINALQMFQEQPPDLIILDLMIPGLDGLEVCARIRQKPGTKDPYILMLTAKGEEIDRVIGLSTGADDYMVKPFSPRELVARVRALLRRSLRQGGQTQVNRTQHFIVNVDQRTASRQMSPQNIETLDLTTLEFNLLSTFVSNPGRVWNRTQLIDKLWGDNFFGDERVVDTHVARLRKKIEPDPANPTFIKTVVGVGYKFEDSSLI, encoded by the coding sequence ATGGATATTTTAATTGTTGAGGATGAAACAGAAATTGCTCAATTAATCCAACATTCTTTAGAAAAAGAAGGATTTTCCTGTCGCATTAGCCGCGATGGTATTAATGCTTTACAAATGTTTCAAGAACAACCACCAGATTTAATCATCCTAGACTTGATGATTCCTGGGTTAGATGGTTTAGAAGTATGCGCGAGAATTCGGCAGAAACCAGGAACAAAAGACCCTTATATTCTCATGCTCACAGCTAAAGGGGAAGAAATAGATCGAGTGATAGGTTTATCTACTGGCGCTGATGATTACATGGTGAAACCCTTCAGCCCTAGAGAGTTGGTAGCGAGAGTGCGGGCGCTGTTGCGGCGGAGTTTGCGGCAAGGGGGACAAACTCAGGTGAATCGTACCCAACACTTTATAGTGAATGTAGATCAACGTACTGCTAGCCGCCAGATGAGTCCCCAAAATATAGAAACTTTAGACTTAACAACTCTAGAATTCAACTTATTAAGCACTTTTGTGAGCAATCCCGGTAGAGTTTGGAACCGTACCCAATTAATTGACAAACTTTGGGGAGATAACTTTTTTGGTGATGAGCGTGTAGTAGATACCCATGTGGCTCGATTACGGAAAAAAATTGAGCCTGATCCTGCTAATCCCACTTTTATTAAAACTGTGGTGGGGGTTGGTTATAAATTTGAAGACTCCTCTCTGATTTAA
- a CDS encoding sensor histidine kinase: protein MIPIDWRWMKSLPLASRLFFSHLVVMVVGLVSLVIISKVSSPRFFVLHLERLESRGLNIINIRTDLVQGFETAWRRSTLWSVLVGTTAAGGLSYWVSQRIMQRVTEMEQVTQQFAAGHLEARLPLSDIPELNRLGTSFNRMADCLEDVETRRRELIGDMTHELRTPLTVVRGYLEELADGAVAPSSEVYRLLVKETRRLERLVNDLQELSKAEAGYLPINIKPVNLYPLLESLVERFADQLLEDGPVLHLELPMQLPLVLADIDRTEQVLVNLLGNAVRYTVTGSITLSAWTEASKLWVAVIDTGIGIAPQDLPHVFERFWRADQSRDRHSGGTGIGLTITKRLVELQGGEIQVESELGVGSTFRFCLALG from the coding sequence ATGATTCCTATAGATTGGCGGTGGATGAAATCCTTACCTTTAGCATCGCGCCTGTTTTTCTCCCACTTGGTAGTGATGGTAGTGGGGTTAGTCAGTCTTGTGATTATTAGTAAAGTTTCTTCGCCGCGTTTTTTTGTGCTGCATTTGGAAAGATTAGAAAGTAGAGGATTAAATATCATTAATATCCGCACAGACTTAGTGCAAGGATTTGAAACTGCTTGGCGGCGCAGCACACTTTGGTCGGTGTTGGTGGGTACTACGGCGGCGGGAGGATTGAGTTACTGGGTGTCTCAACGCATCATGCAGCGAGTCACTGAGATGGAACAAGTTACCCAACAGTTTGCGGCTGGACATCTGGAGGCGCGATTACCTTTGTCTGATATTCCAGAACTAAATCGATTGGGTACAAGTTTTAACCGCATGGCAGATTGTTTAGAGGATGTAGAAACGCGGCGACGGGAATTAATTGGAGATATGACTCATGAACTACGGACACCGTTGACTGTGGTGCGTGGTTATTTGGAAGAATTAGCGGATGGTGCAGTTGCACCTTCATCGGAAGTTTATCGCTTGTTGGTAAAAGAAACTAGACGTTTAGAGCGTTTGGTTAATGATTTACAGGAACTATCTAAAGCAGAAGCGGGATATTTACCCATTAATATCAAGCCAGTAAATTTGTATCCTTTATTAGAATCGTTGGTAGAGAGATTTGCTGATCAGTTATTGGAAGATGGGCCAGTTCTGCATTTAGAGTTACCGATGCAATTACCACTGGTGTTAGCAGATATCGATCGCACAGAACAGGTGTTAGTTAATTTACTCGGTAATGCCGTGCGATATACTGTTACAGGCTCAATTACTCTTAGTGCTTGGACTGAAGCCTCTAAACTTTGGGTGGCAGTTATTGATACAGGAATTGGCATTGCTCCCCAGGATTTGCCTCATGTATTTGAGCGTTTTTGGCGAGCTGATCAATCACGCGATCGCCATTCTGGAGGAACGGGGATTGGTTTAACGATTACAAAGCGGTTGGTGGAGTTACAAGGTGGTGAAATCCAAGTAGAAAGCGAACTGGGAGTTGGGAGTACATTTCGCTTTTGTTTGGCTTTAGGGTAG
- a CDS encoding DUF928 domain-containing protein — MKILQLTIALGVAFISNISYPLQLQALPANHHLASVKFIPPPPPPDRSAAGSRSGAASRGCNAGNQTVTALVPTYQQTLNQGKQAVIPITQVWGLTNAEHPYFFFFVPYSASSISNIEFVLQEQTNNKSKTLYRTPLTPPESPGIISVHLPPNEASLQVGKMYHWFLKVRVQCDQKQPLKLDYADGWVQRVNQNSTLTQQLKQAELPQKVTLYAANGVWYDALMSLADLRLSNPKNETLLTKWTTLLHSVGLEEIAHQPLINCCQPRLKNTN, encoded by the coding sequence ATGAAAATCCTGCAATTAACCATAGCCTTGGGGGTAGCATTCATTAGTAACATATCCTACCCGTTACAACTCCAGGCTCTACCAGCTAATCATCATCTGGCCTCAGTCAAATTTATCCCACCACCGCCACCACCAGACCGAAGTGCAGCAGGTTCTAGAAGTGGGGCTGCCAGCCGTGGATGCAACGCAGGGAATCAAACCGTAACAGCTTTAGTACCAACCTATCAGCAGACTCTTAACCAAGGTAAGCAAGCGGTTATTCCCATAACTCAAGTTTGGGGTTTAACAAACGCTGAACATCCTTACTTTTTCTTTTTTGTTCCCTACAGTGCCTCATCTATCAGCAACATAGAGTTTGTTTTGCAAGAACAAACTAATAATAAAAGTAAAACTTTATACCGTACTCCTCTAACGCCACCGGAATCACCAGGAATTATTAGCGTTCATTTACCTCCGAATGAAGCCTCATTGCAGGTAGGAAAAATGTATCACTGGTTTTTGAAGGTACGGGTGCAATGTGACCAAAAACAACCTCTGAAACTGGATTATGCAGATGGTTGGGTACAAAGGGTTAACCAAAATTCAACATTAACACAACAACTCAAACAAGCAGAACTGCCACAAAAGGTGACGCTGTACGCCGCAAATGGTGTTTGGTACGATGCGCTCATGAGTTTGGCAGACTTACGCCTTAGCAATCCCAAAAATGAGACTTTACTAACAAAGTGGACAACTTTGCTCCATTCAGTTGGCTTAGAGGAAATAGCTCATCAACCACTGATTAATTGTTGTCAACCCCGTTTGAAGAATACTAACTAA
- a CDS encoding CHASE2 domain-containing protein yields the protein MDKLVVLKLGTGSFEAGFPVTLQIGDENVRPIVEITGELPPDTEIPLCYHQWQSIYCQLKFSGRPIGIPKQLTQTPSLQDCEKAADTLIFHLNTWLSSSTFRPIREKWLEKLVPEDHIRVLLQTNDLRLQKLPWHLWDLLERYPKAEIALSAPSYEQVSRNSPPQSQVKVLAILGNSQGIDIQTDSQLLAELPYANTTFLVEPSGKDLTDQLWEQDWQILFFAGHSATDGSGDAGKIYINQTESLTISQLKYGLRKAVERGLHLAIFNSCDGLGLAREFADLNIPQIIVMREPVPDRVAQEFLKYFLEAFASGESLYIAVREARERLQGLETQFPCATWLPVIYQNPATMPLLWRELHVNQNSQQITTLPKTPNRGGINLRQVLSAVMLTSIVTTALLMGVRYFGLLQSWELMAFDHLLRLRPQEKPDSRILVIEITEEDVQAQSPNRRGSLSDEALDKLLAKLDAYQPRVIGLDIYRDYAVQPAYPKLAERMRKSDRFVAVCQVSNPQTGKPGIKPPPEVSPDALGFSDIVIDADHVVRRHLLALTPPPSSPCTAPYALNVQLALRYLYTEGIQLQFTPDGAWQLGQLKFQPIEAHTGGYQGIDALGHQILLNYRSFPNLEAIAPRITLQQALTGKIPADAVKDKIILIGTTAESFRDYSLTPYASSQGKSQAIAGVCLQAQMVSHLLSAALDGRPLLWTWNVWGEVIWVWGWAVTGGLLAVYLRQPTYLGLAVGGAFLSLYGFCLILLILYSCWVIFIPAAIALGGNAVTLVAVIKPIPKS from the coding sequence TTGGATAAGTTAGTAGTTTTAAAGTTAGGCACAGGAAGTTTTGAAGCGGGATTTCCTGTTACACTGCAAATTGGTGATGAAAATGTCCGACCAATTGTAGAAATTACTGGCGAACTACCACCAGATACAGAAATTCCCCTTTGTTACCATCAATGGCAGTCTATTTACTGTCAACTCAAATTTTCTGGTCGTCCTATCGGTATTCCTAAGCAATTAACACAAACCCCTTCCTTGCAAGATTGCGAAAAAGCGGCGGATACTTTAATATTTCACTTAAATACCTGGCTATCATCCTCTACTTTTCGCCCTATCCGCGAAAAATGGCTAGAAAAGCTTGTACCAGAAGACCATATCCGCGTACTACTACAAACAAATGACCTGCGATTGCAAAAACTCCCTTGGCATTTGTGGGATTTATTAGAACGTTATCCCAAAGCCGAAATTGCTCTGAGTGCGCCTAGTTATGAACAAGTTAGCCGCAACTCACCACCTCAATCGCAGGTGAAAGTTTTAGCAATTTTGGGTAATAGTCAGGGAATTGATATCCAAACAGACAGTCAGCTTTTGGCAGAATTACCTTATGCAAATACTACCTTCCTGGTTGAGCCATCAGGTAAAGACCTGACTGATCAGCTATGGGAACAAGACTGGCAGATTTTGTTTTTCGCCGGACATAGTGCTACTGATGGAAGCGGTGATGCGGGGAAAATTTATATTAATCAAACCGAAAGCTTGACAATTAGTCAATTAAAGTACGGCTTGCGGAAAGCAGTAGAACGGGGTTTGCATTTGGCAATTTTTAACTCCTGTGATGGTTTGGGTTTGGCGAGGGAGTTTGCAGACTTAAATATACCCCAAATCATCGTCATGCGAGAACCTGTTCCTGATAGGGTGGCACAAGAATTTCTGAAATATTTTTTAGAAGCTTTTGCCAGTGGTGAATCTTTATACATAGCAGTTAGAGAAGCACGGGAACGTTTGCAAGGACTAGAAACTCAATTTCCCTGTGCTACTTGGTTGCCTGTCATTTATCAAAACCCAGCAACAATGCCTTTATTATGGCGAGAATTACACGTCAACCAGAATAGTCAGCAAATAACAACCTTACCTAAAACCCCAAATAGAGGAGGTATCAACCTCCGACAAGTTTTGTCTGCGGTCATGCTTACTAGCATAGTAACAACAGCATTGTTAATGGGAGTGCGGTATTTTGGTTTACTACAATCATGGGAGTTAATGGCATTTGACCACCTGCTGCGTCTGCGTCCCCAAGAAAAACCAGATTCTCGCATACTGGTAATTGAAATTACGGAAGAAGATGTACAAGCCCAATCTCCCAATAGACGGGGGTCATTATCAGATGAGGCTTTGGATAAGTTGTTAGCAAAATTAGATGCGTATCAGCCACGGGTGATAGGTTTGGATATATACCGAGATTATGCTGTACAGCCGGCTTATCCAAAGTTGGCGGAACGCATGAGAAAAAGCGATCGCTTTGTGGCAGTATGTCAAGTTAGTAACCCCCAAACTGGCAAACCAGGCATCAAACCCCCGCCAGAAGTTTCCCCTGATGCTCTCGGCTTTAGTGATATTGTCATTGATGCGGATCATGTTGTACGCCGTCATCTTTTGGCCTTAACTCCCCCTCCCTCATCTCCCTGTACTGCACCTTATGCTTTAAATGTGCAGTTGGCTCTACGTTATTTATATACTGAAGGTATTCAGTTACAATTTACGCCTGATGGAGCATGGCAACTAGGTCAGCTAAAATTTCAACCCATCGAAGCCCATACTGGCGGCTACCAAGGTATTGACGCTCTAGGACACCAAATTTTACTCAATTATCGCTCCTTTCCTAACTTAGAAGCGATCGCCCCCCGCATCACCTTGCAACAAGCATTAACTGGTAAAATACCAGCCGATGCAGTTAAAGACAAAATAATTTTGATTGGCACAACAGCCGAAAGCTTTCGGGATTATTCACTGACTCCCTATGCTTCCTCTCAAGGTAAATCACAGGCAATCGCAGGAGTTTGTTTACAAGCACAGATGGTGAGTCATTTGTTGAGTGCGGCTTTGGATGGGCGACCTTTATTATGGACTTGGAATGTCTGGGGTGAAGTGATTTGGGTTTGGGGTTGGGCTGTCACAGGGGGTTTACTTGCTGTATATCTGCGACAACCCACTTATTTAGGGTTGGCAGTTGGAGGAGCATTCCTGAGTTTATACGGTTTCTGCCTGATATTATTAATACTATACAGTTGTTGGGTTATCTTCATACCTGCGGCGATCGCTTTAGGAGGTAATGCTGTCACCTTAGTAGCCGTCATCAAGCCTATCCCAAAATCATAA
- a CDS encoding xanthine dehydrogenase family protein molybdopterin-binding subunit, giving the protein MKIIGKPLNRVDGDLKVTGKAQYTADVPIKKITYGAILQSTIAKGKVISIDTTPALNAPGVLDIITYHQTPNLINIPFFSAPTNTPEKDDSIYYNGQPLGIIVAETLEQAEYAASLVNITYEAAPPTVTMAQALPEVFEPESIFFGIMPGKITRGDINAGKAQADILIEQVYTTPMEHHNPLETSATIAIWDGDNLTVYETTQGISGTQRSLARVLNLPPENVRVISKYLGGGFGCKALLRSHTILAAIASRQVQRPVKLVLTRSQMYTNCGYRSQTYQELTLGATKQGHLTLIKHIGTSLTSMFEDFVEPVGAATTMMYACPNLEVKYRLGRTNTGTPTFMRAPGEAPGMFALESAMDELAYALNLDPIDIRLHNHADIDPQTGLPWSSKSLQQCYQKGAEIFGWSQRHPTPRAMQDGNFLIGWGMASATFPTNSMSANVKVEVFATGEVSVETGTQDIGTGTYTVMTQVAAEALGLPSQPVHFTLGDSNLPTAPIAGNSITVASVSPAVHQAATAARERLIQMAISDSNSPLYGCQLADISVESGQIFSNQEPSRRDSYTEILQRHGLESLVVTEATAPNPESKQYAKHSFGAVFVEVAVDELLGEVKVRRCVGVYSAGRILNTKTARSQVIGGITWGIGMALMEKTVIDDHSGRIIGANLSDYLIPVHADIPSMEVQFIEEHDPYVNSLGTKSLGELPIVGVAAAIANAVYHATGKRIRHLPITPDKLL; this is encoded by the coding sequence ATGAAAATCATCGGTAAACCCCTAAACCGCGTAGACGGCGACTTAAAAGTAACAGGAAAAGCCCAATACACAGCCGATGTACCCATCAAAAAAATCACCTATGGAGCAATATTGCAAAGCACAATTGCCAAAGGTAAAGTTATCAGCATAGACACCACTCCAGCCTTAAACGCCCCTGGTGTATTAGACATCATCACCTATCATCAAACCCCCAACTTAATCAACATCCCTTTCTTTTCCGCCCCAACAAATACACCAGAAAAAGATGATAGTATTTACTACAATGGCCAACCCTTGGGAATTATAGTCGCCGAAACCTTAGAACAAGCCGAATACGCCGCATCCCTGGTAAACATCACCTACGAAGCAGCACCGCCGACAGTGACAATGGCGCAAGCATTACCAGAGGTATTTGAGCCAGAATCTATCTTTTTTGGCATTATGCCCGGCAAGATTACCAGAGGCGATATTAATGCTGGCAAAGCACAGGCAGATATCTTGATTGAACAGGTGTACACCACACCAATGGAACATCACAATCCTTTAGAAACATCTGCCACCATTGCCATCTGGGATGGGGATAATTTAACAGTATATGAAACCACTCAAGGCATTTCCGGCACACAAAGAAGCCTTGCTAGGGTGCTGAATCTGCCGCCAGAAAATGTCCGCGTCATCTCCAAATATTTAGGTGGCGGTTTTGGCTGTAAAGCCTTACTACGTTCTCATACTATCCTAGCTGCGATCGCCTCGCGTCAAGTCCAGCGTCCGGTGAAACTTGTACTAACGCGATCGCAAATGTATACTAATTGCGGTTATAGATCCCAAACTTACCAAGAACTCACTCTAGGTGCAACCAAACAAGGACACCTCACCCTCATTAAACACATTGGTACATCCTTAACATCCATGTTTGAGGACTTTGTAGAACCTGTAGGTGCAGCTACAACCATGATGTATGCCTGTCCCAACCTAGAAGTAAAATATCGGCTAGGGCGAACTAATACAGGTACACCCACCTTTATGCGTGCGCCGGGAGAAGCACCGGGGATGTTTGCCTTAGAATCAGCAATGGATGAACTCGCCTACGCTTTAAATCTTGATCCCATCGACATCAGATTACACAATCATGCAGATATCGATCCCCAAACAGGCTTACCTTGGTCAAGTAAATCCCTCCAACAATGTTATCAAAAAGGGGCAGAGATTTTCGGTTGGTCACAACGTCACCCTACACCCCGTGCCATGCAGGATGGTAACTTCCTAATTGGTTGGGGGATGGCGAGTGCGACATTTCCCACCAATTCCATGTCTGCAAACGTCAAAGTTGAAGTTTTTGCCACTGGAGAAGTCAGTGTTGAAACTGGGACTCAAGACATTGGTACAGGTACTTACACAGTCATGACTCAAGTCGCGGCTGAGGCGTTAGGTTTACCCAGCCAACCAGTACACTTTACTTTAGGTGATAGCAATCTTCCCACAGCACCCATTGCAGGTAACTCTATTACTGTAGCGAGTGTTTCCCCGGCTGTGCATCAAGCCGCCACTGCTGCACGGGAAAGGCTGATACAAATGGCAATCTCAGACTCTAACTCGCCGCTTTATGGGTGTCAATTAGCCGATATTAGCGTTGAGTCAGGACAGATATTCTCAAACCAAGAACCATCCCGGCGAGACAGTTACACTGAGATTTTGCAGCGACATGGGTTAGAGAGTTTAGTAGTGACAGAAGCCACCGCACCCAACCCAGAAAGTAAACAATATGCCAAACATTCCTTTGGTGCGGTGTTTGTGGAAGTAGCCGTTGACGAGTTGTTAGGCGAAGTGAAAGTTAGACGTTGCGTAGGCGTTTACAGTGCGGGACGCATTCTTAACACGAAAACAGCACGCAGTCAAGTAATTGGTGGTATTACCTGGGGAATTGGCATGGCTTTAATGGAGAAAACAGTCATCGATGATCATAGCGGTAGAATCATTGGTGCTAACCTTTCCGACTACTTGATTCCCGTTCATGCAGATATTCCCAGCATGGAAGTGCAATTTATTGAGGAACATGATCCTTATGTAAATTCACTGGGAACTAAAAGCTTGGGTGAATTACCGATTGTTGGCGTAGCAGCTGCGATCGCTAATGCAGTTTATCATGCCACAGGTAAGCGCATCCGTCATCTGCCCATCACACCAGACAAATTATTGTAA
- a CDS encoding FAD binding domain-containing protein, translating to MQSFSYAKVRTQEQVNTILTQDKNATLIAGGTDLLGLIKDKVQTAQTLIDINSLPLNNIEISATGVRIGAVCRLIDVALHPHIQKHYPVISQAINQSASPQLRNMATVGGNLLQKVRCPYYRDAAFPCNKRTPGIGCSAINGYNRMHAILGTSEHCIAVHPSDLAVALTALDAVICIQGIEQERRISIHDFYLLPGDTPHKETLLQPGELIVAVELPNEECIRKSNYLKVRDRAAYEFALVSVAIAVDIEDNTIKTAKIALGGVATKPWRLWEVEKFLQSKPLNQNTFTTAAELATKTAKPQQHNQFKIELVKRILLRALNNN from the coding sequence ATGCAGTCATTTAGTTATGCAAAAGTGAGAACACAAGAACAAGTGAATACTATATTAACACAAGATAAAAATGCAACATTGATAGCTGGTGGCACAGATTTATTAGGCTTGATCAAGGATAAAGTACAGACAGCCCAAACATTAATTGATATTAACAGTTTACCCTTAAATAATATTGAAATTTCTGCCACAGGAGTGAGGATTGGTGCAGTGTGTCGGCTGATTGATGTAGCATTGCATCCACATATTCAAAAACACTATCCAGTCATTAGCCAAGCAATCAACCAAAGCGCATCACCCCAACTCAGAAACATGGCGACAGTTGGCGGTAACTTACTGCAAAAAGTGCGCTGTCCCTATTATCGGGATGCGGCTTTTCCTTGCAATAAACGCACCCCAGGTATAGGTTGTTCTGCCATTAATGGTTACAACCGGATGCACGCCATTTTGGGTACAAGCGAACATTGTATTGCCGTTCATCCCTCCGATTTAGCAGTGGCTTTAACAGCATTAGATGCAGTTATTTGTATTCAAGGAATAGAACAAGAACGCCGCATTTCCATTCATGACTTTTATCTTTTACCAGGAGACACACCCCATAAAGAAACACTATTACAACCTGGAGAACTAATTGTTGCTGTAGAACTACCAAATGAGGAGTGTATTAGAAAATCAAATTATTTAAAAGTCAGAGATAGAGCAGCATATGAATTTGCCTTAGTATCTGTAGCCATTGCTGTAGATATAGAAGATAACACAATTAAAACTGCAAAAATAGCCTTGGGTGGAGTAGCTACAAAACCCTGGCGGTTGTGGGAAGTAGAAAAATTTTTGCAAAGTAAACCACTAAATCAAAATACATTCACCACCGCCGCAGAACTAGCAACCAAAACAGCCAAACCCCAACAACACAATCAGTTCAAAATTGAATTAGTAAAACGCATTTTACTTCGCGCACTCAACAACAATTAA
- a CDS encoding (2Fe-2S)-binding protein: MSNKTSNEELKIFSPEAVEISLLVNDVSYLLKIEPRVTLLDALREELGLMGTKKACDRGECGACTVLLNGRRINACMTLAIMHTDSEITTIEGLAKDAELHLMQTAFIKHDAFQCGYCTSGQIVSAVGMIAEQTPQSEAEIREKMSGNLCRCGAYPNIVAAIQEVVKDTKNAVI; encoded by the coding sequence ATGAGTAATAAAACTAGCAACGAAGAATTAAAAATATTCAGCCCAGAGGCAGTAGAGATATCATTGCTAGTTAATGATGTCTCCTACTTATTAAAAATAGAACCTCGCGTAACTTTGCTAGATGCACTGCGCGAAGAATTGGGTTTAATGGGGACTAAAAAAGCGTGCGATCGCGGCGAATGTGGCGCTTGTACTGTGTTGCTAAATGGACGTAGAATTAACGCTTGTATGACCTTGGCAATCATGCACACAGACAGCGAAATTACTACCATAGAGGGATTAGCTAAAGATGCTGAACTCCACCTCATGCAAACAGCTTTTATTAAACATGATGCCTTTCAATGTGGTTATTGTACATCTGGTCAAATCGTCTCAGCCGTAGGGATGATAGCCGAACAAACACCTCAATCAGAAGCAGAAATTCGCGAAAAGATGAGTGGTAATCTTTGCCGATGTGGAGCTTACCCTAACATTGTTGCTGCAATTCAAGAAGTAGTAAAGGATACAAAAAATGCAGTCATTTAG
- a CDS encoding FAD-dependent oxidoreductase — MPTKDINPHLLIQKVAIIGAGPGGLAAAIALANLGLDVQVYEKAQDLRPAGTGLGLAPNGLNCLEAISPGIIAALTKSGCLVHQTVVKSMTGETIRIHPTTFLEKYGQPLLTVWWWRLQQTLASRLPSEIIHLNHRCLGFAQDEQGVEIYFENGKTVYADLLIGADGVHSAVRETLFGEGKPNYVGSMCWRSVLEYHHELFNAYDLVFIQGNQQFMFLLNVGGGYTSWIMRKFMPDYTLSPSPEEVKVRTLQELTGWDESFRAVVEATPPTQIWEGPICDRPPLTHWSQGRVTLLGDAAHPMAPAMAQGANSTFEDVCELQTCLSQAASLTEAITNYEQSRIQRTSLIQTRSAIGEMRYYDIDAVKQTQEQAAPSQDSFPDWLYRYKPPAI, encoded by the coding sequence ATGCCAACAAAAGATATAAATCCCCACTTATTGATACAAAAAGTTGCAATTATCGGTGCTGGGCCTGGTGGTTTAGCGGCGGCGATCGCCCTTGCCAATCTGGGTTTAGATGTGCAAGTATACGAAAAAGCTCAAGACTTGCGTCCGGCTGGAACTGGTTTAGGACTAGCCCCCAATGGCTTGAATTGTTTAGAAGCCATATCACCAGGAATTATTGCCGCCCTCACAAAGTCTGGTTGTCTGGTTCATCAGACGGTTGTCAAAAGCATGACGGGAGAAACTATCAGAATTCACCCCACCACCTTCTTAGAGAAATACGGACAGCCATTATTAACTGTTTGGTGGTGGCGATTACAGCAAACCTTAGCATCAAGATTGCCATCAGAAATTATTCACCTCAATCATCGCTGTCTTGGCTTTGCACAAGATGAACAAGGTGTAGAAATCTATTTTGAAAATGGCAAAACAGTATACGCAGACTTATTAATTGGTGCTGATGGGGTACACTCCGCCGTCAGAGAAACTTTATTTGGCGAGGGTAAACCGAATTATGTCGGTAGTATGTGTTGGCGTTCCGTTCTGGAATATCACCATGAACTATTTAATGCCTATGACTTAGTATTTATCCAAGGCAATCAACAATTTATGTTTCTACTGAACGTGGGAGGAGGATACACCAGTTGGATTATGCGTAAATTCATGCCAGACTATACTCTTTCCCCAAGTCCAGAGGAAGTTAAGGTTCGCACTCTCCAGGAATTAACAGGCTGGGATGAATCCTTCCGCGCCGTGGTAGAAGCCACACCACCCACACAAATTTGGGAAGGGCCGATATGCGATCGCCCCCCTTTAACCCACTGGAGTCAAGGTAGAGTTACACTGTTAGGTGATGCCGCACACCCAATGGCCCCAGCAATGGCGCAGGGTGCAAATAGCACCTTTGAAGATGTCTGCGAACTACAAACCTGCTTATCCCAAGCCGCAAGTTTGACAGAGGCTATAACCAACTATGAACAAAGTCGCATCCAGCGTACCAGCCTGATTCAAACCCGTAGCGCCATAGGCGAGATGCGCTACTACGATATTGATGCTGTTAAACAAACACAAGAACAAGCAGCACCAAGTCAAGATAGTTTCCCAGATTGGCTTTATAGGTATAAGCCACCTGCAATATGA
- a CDS encoding type II toxin-antitoxin system VapC family toxin, producing the protein MKVLFDTSVLVAAFEVSHPRHYVCLPWLQQAQEKKMDGCFSTHTFAELYSVLTRLPVRPPISPAIAQRLINENLHFFTAIPLTADDYQQAIASMVTLNLPGGGIFDALIAQAALKAEVDILLTLNPSHFTRLGADLAQRVQVPS; encoded by the coding sequence ATGAAAGTCCTGTTTGACACATCTGTATTAGTAGCAGCGTTTGAAGTTAGTCATCCTCGGCATTATGTTTGTCTACCGTGGTTGCAACAGGCACAAGAAAAGAAAATGGACGGATGTTTCTCAACGCACACCTTTGCTGAACTTTATTCTGTTCTGACTCGCCTACCTGTAAGACCGCCAATCTCTCCAGCGATCGCCCAACGCTTAATCAATGAGAACCTGCATTTTTTTACAGCAATTCCCCTCACTGCTGATGATTACCAACAAGCGATCGCTTCTATGGTTACACTTAATCTCCCAGGGGGTGGAATTTTTGATGCACTAATTGCCCAAGCTGCTCTCAAAGCCGAGGTTGATATATTACTTACTCTGAATCCAAGCCACTTTACCCGACTGGGGGCAGATTTAGCTCAACGGGTGCAAGTACCCTCTTAA